AGGAGCACCGCACAACACACCTTCCGACATGGGCGCCCCTTGGTGAACACATTTATTCGTAAAAGCATAAAATTCACCGTCAGGTGTACGGCACAAAACGATCGGGATCGGACCTACATGGGCACTCATGATATTTCCGGGGGATAATTCTTCTTTCTTGCACACCACTTCTTTCATTGTGTAACTTTCCTTTCTGGTAATTTCGGGTATAATTTTCTAGCATTTTCTGCGAAAATCTTTTTTTCCAAATCCTCTCCGAGAGGTGGAAGTGCCCGAAATGGAGAATCATAATCCCAATGCGGATAATCCGTTGAAAAGCAAACGATCTCGTCTGAACCCATAAGATCAATAAACTTTAGGAATTCGTCCCGTGTTAGCTCATCGACAGGCTGGGTCGTAACCCGGACATGATCCTTAACAATATCGCTTGGCATCCGCTTAACCCAGGGGACCTCATGACGAAGTACTTTATATTGCTGATCCATTTTCTTCATAAACGCAGGGATATATGTGAAACCGGCCTCGATCATCGCCAACTTCAGATTCGGGTATTTTTCAAAAACGCCGTTAAAGATCATACTGCTAACCTGAATCATATGCGTATTCGGCATGACGGAATGCCATTCAACAAAGTAACGTGGAAATTTGCCGTAGTAGTTCGGTGGTTCTTGATGATGCATACCGATGATCAGGTTATGGCGTTCAGCTGCCTCAAAAATCGGGTGATAATACGGATCTCCCCAAGGGCGATCATCAATAGGCAACAGCACTTGCACCATTTTCGGATGGGAGCCAACCCGTTCGATCTCTCTGACCGCAGATGCAGGATCCTGGGCCGCAACGTGAACAGATCCATATAAACGATCATCTTTCTCTAACCAATTTTCAATTTGCCAATCATTATAGGCAGTCGCTAATGCTACGGCCATCTCATACCAACCATTCATCGATGATGGAGACGGATCACCCGCTCCCGTTAAAATCCCGGCCTCATGACCAACATCATCGAGTAATTGTTGTTGCAAAAATGAGAGATCGTTTCCTGCCGGACGACCGTCAGGCACTTGAGCATCCGCCCGATCCAGTCCGGCTGCTCCTAATATAGGATAGGGGAGGTGTTTTTCCTGCACCCAATTCGTATCTTTTATATATCTTTGCCAAGGATTATCCAAGTAGGGAAGCAGCTCATCGTAAGTAACCCTTTCGTGAATATCCATGTCAATAATCGGACGTTTTTGTTTTGTTTGCTTTTGCTCTGCCAATTTACATCTCTCCTTGTATTCATTATCAAATACCCTTGTCACAGCCAAGTGATCATAGGTGTTTCCTAATCAAATTGAGGCTCGCGTGAAAAGACTCTTCTTACCATGGGTTCAAAGAACTCGATCGGTAAATATTCATAATCCGGATCAAAGCAATTTTGATCGTAGTCCCTGCAAAACTTCACACAATCATCATAATAAGGGTGATCTTTGAATTGATCTCGTGCATTTCTTTCTTCCTCAGATAGATGACTCATGTAGTGTTGTTGAAAGACCGGATGCATTTTGATGATCCATGTGACTTTTTTGGATAGATAAGGTTTCGTAATGGCGGCGACCATTTCTCCGTGCGTATGAGGCGCTAATTCGTCGCCGATATCATGTAAAAGGCCACCGACAATCATATCCTCATCTTCACCATTTCGATACGCTCTTGTTGCCGATTGTAAAGAATGCTCATAACGGGAGATTCGGTAACCACTAAAACTATGTTCAAGGTTTTTTACCGTCTGCAATAATCGATCCGGCAGACCTGTATTAAACCCATCCTCCAATGCCTCCAAAAAAGTGAAATCTTCTTCAGTCCCATCATTCATCTCTCTAAAATTGACGACCTTTTGCATTGATGAAACCTCCTTCAAATGTTTAACATTCGTGTCATGACTTTCACGATATTAATCCAGCAAATCAGGTTGCGCATTGACCATACGTTCCCACAAAGGCTGGAAATTTTCCCAACCATCTTTTTCTCTCCCAACCTGCTGAGCCGTTAATTCCGCATTTTTTGGGTCGATGGGATTAACGATACCAGCAGCTTCCGCTAACAATTGGGATTGACAAGAACGCTCCATTGTAATGAACCAAAAAGCTGCTGCATCAACCGATTGACCAACGGTTAGGGGGCCGTGACTTCTTAATAGCACGGCTTTATTGTTTCCTAACGCCTGCGCAACTTTTTCCCCTTCTTTTTCTTCATAAACAACGCCTGAAAATTCATCCAAAACGGAATGATCATTATAAAACGCACAAGAATCTTGTGTAAGTGGATCGAGCAACCGTCCGCTTGCCGACCAAGTTTTCCCATATATTGGATGGGCATGCGCAGACGCAATCACATCCGGCCTAGCCTTGTGAACAGCGGAATGAATCATAAAAGCTGACTTATGAATCGAATAGTTTCCCTCAACAACCTCCCCCTGGTCATTGACTAAGATGAGATCCGTGGTCTTCATTTCACTAAAAGGCATGCCATACGGATTCACCCATAAATGATCTTTAAATTCGGGGTCACGATATGTAATGTGACCGGCTGTCCCCTCACTAAATCCAAAGCGGGCAAATAAACGAAAAGCCGCTGCCAAGCGTTGTTTGCCGTGTTTACGCTCTTCGTTAACATCCGCAAACGTCGGTTGCTGCAGGTAGTCTTGAACACCTTTACCGTTTACACGTTCTTCTTGATTATTATCAACAACCAATTCCAAACCTCCTTTGTTTCACTATGAATGAGACTGGCAATGGAAAGAGGCTTATCATCCCTTTCGGCAATTATAATAACACTTATTATATGATTGTCAACAATATTATAATCAATCATTATTATTATTGACAAGTATGCGTTAAGAGGTTACTTTAATAGAGTGTTTAATTTAATAAAAAGGAGATTTTCATTGTGCCTTTTGTCATTACGTCGCCATGCTTACATGAAAAGAATGCAGAGTGCACGGAGGTTTGCCCTGTAGATTGTATCGAAGAAGGCGATGACATGTTCCACATTGATCCCAATGTGTGTATTGATTGCGGCGCTTGTGAAGCAGTATGTCCCGTAGATGCGATCTATACAGTGGAGGATGTTCCCGACAAAGAACAAAAATATATCGAGGTCAACCAACGCTTTTTTCAATAATACTTCCATAGGAGGTTAATATAGCGTGAATGATTTTTATCACTCGCATGGCGATGAAGACGTTAAACATGGGTACGTGAACGTTAATGGCATTCAACTTCATTATGTCACTAGCGGTGAGAATGACGCACCGGTTTGTATCTTGCTGCACGGATTTCCACAAAATTGGCTTTCCTGGCGGTATGTCATTCCAAAAATTAGACGTACCCATAAAGTGATAGCTGTAGATTTAAGAGGATACGGGGGATCTGATAAACCCAATGATATAAAAGATTATGAGAAAAAAATGATGGCAAGTGACATAAAAGAGTTGCTTCATCACTTTCGTGTAAAAAGTGCTTTAATCGTGGGTCACGATAGAGGTGCTCGAGTAGCAAGACGTCTGGCATTAGATTATCCTGACCTTGTGGATAGACTTGTACTTATGGACATCATGCCAACAGAGTATATCTATGATTCATTGTCCATTTCTGAAGCGAGTGATAACTATTGGCAATGGGTTTTCCCATTGGCTCATGGACTACCGGAAGCATTAATCAAAGGAAAAGAAGAAGATTATCTGACGTTCTTATTACACCAAGGCAAAGATTTCTTTGATTTGTTAAAGTCAGATGGATCCTGGGAGCACTACTTGGCAAGTTGGCAACAACCGGGGGCTATTTTGGCGGCTCTTAATGACTATAGAGCGTCTTACCACATAGACTTGCCAAGATATCGTGCAGAAGCAAACAAACATGTCACATTAAACATTAATACACTCTTATTATGGGGTGAGCAAGGAAATGTGGCCCATTTTCCCGTACTTGATGTATGGCGTCGTACGATCCCAAATGCGATTGGCCGAGAAATAAAAGGGTGTGGGCATTACCTTCCGGAAGAAAAACCAAAAGAAGTCGCGCAAACGATCATCGATTTCTCACAAAATACGTTAACAAGCTAAATTAGCTTACTGATAAATGAAAGAAAACTATGGAGGTGTTGTGCGTTGCTTACGTTTGAAAATGTATCGAAAACCTATAAGGGCGGTACATATGCTGTTAAAAATCTTTCTTTGGAAATTGAAAAAGGAGAATTTGTGGTTTTCATCGGCCCCAGTGGTTGCGGAAAAACGACGACCATGAAAATGATTAATCGCCTGATTGACCCTTCAGAAGGGGTGATATCCATCGATGAGAAGAATGCCGTCGACCAAGATGCCGTTCAATTACGTCGCGAAATCGGGTATGTCATTCAACAGATCGGTTTGTTCCCGCATATGACCATTCAGGATAATATCACGCTCGTTCCGAAGTTATTGAATTGGTCAAAAGAAAAACGAATAGAACGAGCCAAAGAATTACTGCAGCTCGTCGAAATGGATGACGAGTATTTAACGCGTTATCCGAACGAACTTAGCGGGGGGCAGCAGCAACGGATCGGGGTGCTCCGAGCGTTAGCTGCAGACCCGCCGCTCATCTTAATGGACGAGCCTTTCGGCGCGCTTGACCCAATTACCCGCGACACGCTACAGGATGAATTTAAAAAGTTACAGCAACATTTAGGGAAAACGATTGTTTTTGTTACCCATGATATGGATGAAGCTTTAAAACTCGCGGACCGTATGGTCATTTTAAAAGACGGTGAACTGGTACAAATCGGAACACCTGACGAAATTTTATCCGAACCTGCCGATGCATTCGTCGAAGAATTTATTGGCAAGGATCGCCTTTTGCAAATGCGTGCGAATGTTGAAAGCGTCGAAAGTATCATGAATAAGAACCCGATCACGGTCCATGAAAGTGCTACGATTTCCGAAGCCATCCAAGTGATGCGCGAAAAACGTGTTGATTCACTTCTGATCATCAACAATATGAATATTTTAAAAGGCTACGTAGATATTGAGATGATTAAGTCCGCCCATGAGGACCATAGCGATAAAACCATCGCAGACATCCTGCTGACCAAAGTCCGCACGGTTCATAAATCAGCGAGGCTGAGAGATTCAGTCCATCGAATCTTAAAGCTGGGTACAAGCTACGTTCCGGTCGTTGACGATGACAAGCGTTTGCTTGGGATTCTCACTCGTGCCACACTCGTGGACGTCGTTTATGATTCGATTTGGGGGGATCAAGAGGAAGAGACAGCTGAACAGCAATCTGCAGTTGTTGAGGAGTCGATCTTATGAACGCAGTGATAGAATTCTTTCAAGAGAATGGCGGAAATATGCTCTTATTAACATGGCAACATATTTATATCACCCTAGGCGCCCTATTTCTCGCGATTATCTTCGCTGTCCCTTTAGGCATTTTATTAAACAAAGTGCCAAGAAAAACGGGAAACTTCGTCATTGGCATTGTCAGTATTTTACAGACAGTACCGAGCCTGGCGCTTTTGGCATTAGTGATTCCAATTCTTGGCATCGGCCAAGGACCAGCCATTTTTGCCCTGTTCATCTATGGATTGCTTCCGATTTTACGCAATACGTACGTGGGCATCAGCGGCGTAAGTCCGGATCTTGATGAATCCGGGAAAGGGATGGGCATGACTGCATTCGAACGTATCCGTTACGTAGAATTACCGCTTGCAACACCTGTCATCATGTCAGGGATCCGATTGTCTTCAGTCTACCTCGTCGGATGGGCCACCCTTGCTTCTTATATTGGCGGTGGAGGCCTTGGGGATTTTATTTTTAACGGCCTCAACCATTACCAACCTGAATTTATTTTTGCAGGTGCCATTCCGGTGACGCTGATGGCCTTGTTATTTGAAATAATCCTTTCAAAATGGGAAAAAGGGCTAACTCCAAAAGGATTGAAGCCGACAACAACTTAGGGAGGAAGTTTATGTTTCATAAAAAGCTTAAGTATAGCTGTTTGGCAGGCCTTCTGAGTGTTGGCTTGATAAGTGGATGTTCTCTACCCGGAATAAGCGCAGGCAGCGGGGATGACACCGTAACGATTGTCACGACAGACACATCCGAATCACAGATCATTGGCCATATGCTACGGCTCATGATCGAAAGACAGACAGATGCCAACGTAGACATGGTCAACAATATCGCCACATCGGTTGTTGCGCACCAGGCCATGTTGGATGGGGATGTTAACGTTTCCGCAACTCGTTATACAGGCACTGATATGGCAGCAATCTTAAATGAAGATCCGACGGATTTAGATCCTGACGACGGGATTAACTATATGATGGACGAATACGAGGAACGTTTTGATCAAACGTGGTTTCCCTCTTACGGCTTTGAGAACAATTATGCATTTGCCGTACGTGAAGATCTCGCAGAGGAGGAAGACCTCGAGACCGTATCCGATTTAGAAGCGATTGCTGATACGGCCGATGTTGGGGTGGACACCAATTGGTTGAGCCGTGAAGGAGACGGCTATCCCGCTTTTCAGGACCATTACGGTTTAGAATTTGAAAATATTAACCCGATGCAAATTGGTCTTGTTTACGATGCGCTCGCGAGCGGAAACATGGACGTTGTTCTCGCTTACACGTCGGATGGGCGGATTGATGCCTACGACCTCCAATTATTAGAAGATGATCAGCAATTTTTCCCGCCCTATGACACATCTGCTGTCGCGAACACCGATATGTTAGAAGCTAACCCCGGCGTTGAAGAAGCGATCCTTCAATTGGAAGGTGAAATAAGCACGGAACAAATGCAAGTTTTAAACTATGAAGCGGATGCAGAATTACGTGAACCAGCGACCGTCGCAGAGGACTTTCTGGAAGAAAACAATTATTTTGAGTAATTATCCGAAATGGAGGTGTACGCATGTTTGAAGTCATTGGCGATGTCGTGAGCTACTACACACAAAATTTTAGTTATGTCTCTCAAGAATTTTTCCAACATTTTTTGATGGCAGCATATGGCGTTTTATTTGCGGCGATCGTCGCGATCCCCCTCGGCGTTGTGATCGCACGCTTCAGCCGATTAAGCAATTGGGTCATCCAACTTGCGAACATCATTCAGACGATTCCGCACTTGGCGATGCTCTCCATCCTGATGCTTGCCATGGGGTTAGGCGCGAACACTGTTATTTTCGCTTTGTTCCTGTATTCGCTTCTCCCGATTGTGAAAAACACCTATACCGGGCTAGTGAATGTTGACCAGGTGCTGCTTGATTCCGGCAAGGCTATGGGAATGACAAAAGGTCAACGCTTACGGATGGTTGAACTTCCCCTCTCATTGTCTGTCATCATGGCCGGCCTTCGTAACGCACTTGTTATTGCGATCGGTATTGCGGCGATTGGTGCCTTCTTCGGAGCCGGAGGTCTGGGCGACATCATTGTTCGCGGTACTAACGTCACGGACGGAACGCCGATCATTCTGGCAGGCGCAATTCCGACGGCCTTAATGGCCATTATGGCTGATGTGATTCTGGGAACGCTCGAGAAAATTTTGGATCCGGTAAAATCCCGTAAAAACAAAGGCGAAGATCTTGATCAAGCAGAAACGGCATAATCATATGCATTCACTCTAGGAGCGTATATCAGTATGAATGATCGGGATTTATATTCAAGGTTAGTAAACGAATATGAAACGTATTTGTCTTATGACGGGGTAGATGGGAAACGTTTAGCCAAACGTTTCCATGCGATTTCTGAAATTGGACTGACCGAAGATGGGGGCAGTTATCGTGCAGGCTTTTCGCATGAAGAGCGAGAAGCAAAGGATCTCGTCATAGGTTGGATGAAAGAAGCCGGCTTGACCATTTCGGAAGATGGCGCGGGAAATGTATTTGGCCTCCTTGTCCTGCATTTTGAGTGGATCTCACATAGACAGTGTACCAAATGGAGGCCATTTTGATGGTCTCCTTGGTGTGCTTTCGAGTCTTGAAGTTGTCGAAGCATGGAAAGCGACAGGCTATCGTCCACAACGTCCGTTTGAAGTGGTGATTTTTTCGGATGAAGAAGGAGCAAGGTTTAATAATGGGTTAACGGGGAGCAGAGCGATGGTCAATGACATCGACATGAATATCGAGGTTTGATCATGAATAATGAAGAAGAGGCAAAAAAACGCCATGAGTCATGGCGAGTATCTCCTTTCAGGCCATCGCGTCAAAGCGATGGCCTTTTCCGGTTACATATCGGCCAGATGATTGCAGGGGGCGGCAAGCGTGCGTGTCGTCATCCTTACGGCGATCAATACGCTTTGCCGTGACACGAAAAACCGGTGGATTTGCCTTGATTAACGGCTGCGCAGCTTGCACGCGATTGCCGTATTGAGCGGCAATGACATTATGTTGCATCGGTATATAACCCAACGCACAAACCCCCTTCCTTCCATTTCTATAGATCTATACCCCAAATACATCAACACTACGCCTATTTCTCGTTAAAAGTCCCATTTGCGTATGCCAGGGATACACGCTTTAGGCAAAACGTACATAAGATGTTAACGAACCTGAAGGAAAAGGAGTGATGAACGTGAGCTGCGGTTGCAAAGATTACGAATCGGGCCACTGTGTATGTGACGCGGTGCTCTCCATAAAGGAAGCACAAGATGCTGTCGACAAAAAAATGGATAACTGTATAAACAGTTGTCACACTAACTTGTTAGGTCCAAAAAGACCAGGTAAGATCCAGGACACCATTCCCTTTATGCTAAAAGATAAAAAAAGCAACTTGTTCTGGGCTACCGGCGGACTGACAGCGGATCTTATGGGCGTGTTTGAAACAGTTTTCTTCCGAGTCGAAGATGTTGATGAAAAAAGTTGCTGTGCCACTTTATCGTTGCTGTGCCCGAAAAACGACATCAAATTCACGCATAACTGCTGTGTCGACCCAACATCGCTTTCCGATGTCTATACTCTTGAAAAGACCCATTTCTGTATAGAAGTCGACCTACGCTGTTTCTGTGCGATCCAATGCCTCGATCCGGACCTGATCGACAATGTTGTGAAACGACCGGAGAAAGATAAACATCATCACTACGAGAAGTGATCAAGGGATAATTTCTTCACATCATCGTAATTAATCGTCACAAGGTAAGGGGTTTGTTGGGTCTGCATCGTAAAATACTGCTCCTCCG
The Salicibibacter kimchii DNA segment above includes these coding regions:
- a CDS encoding amidohydrolase family protein; its protein translation is MAEQKQTKQKRPIIDMDIHERVTYDELLPYLDNPWQRYIKDTNWVQEKHLPYPILGAAGLDRADAQVPDGRPAGNDLSFLQQQLLDDVGHEAGILTGAGDPSPSSMNGWYEMAVALATAYNDWQIENWLEKDDRLYGSVHVAAQDPASAVREIERVGSHPKMVQVLLPIDDRPWGDPYYHPIFEAAERHNLIIGMHHQEPPNYYGKFPRYFVEWHSVMPNTHMIQVSSMIFNGVFEKYPNLKLAMIEAGFTYIPAFMKKMDQQYKVLRHEVPWVKRMPSDIVKDHVRVTTQPVDELTRDEFLKFIDLMGSDEIVCFSTDYPHWDYDSPFRALPPLGEDLEKKIFAENARKLYPKLPERKVTQ
- a CDS encoding HD domain-containing protein: MQKVVNFREMNDGTEEDFTFLEALEDGFNTGLPDRLLQTVKNLEHSFSGYRISRYEHSLQSATRAYRNGEDEDMIVGGLLHDIGDELAPHTHGEMVAAITKPYLSKKVTWIIKMHPVFQQHYMSHLSEEERNARDQFKDHPYYDDCVKFCRDYDQNCFDPDYEYLPIEFFEPMVRRVFSREPQFD
- a CDS encoding class II aldolase/adducin family protein, with product MVVDNNQEERVNGKGVQDYLQQPTFADVNEERKHGKQRLAAAFRLFARFGFSEGTAGHITYRDPEFKDHLWVNPYGMPFSEMKTTDLILVNDQGEVVEGNYSIHKSAFMIHSAVHKARPDVIASAHAHPIYGKTWSASGRLLDPLTQDSCAFYNDHSVLDEFSGVVYEEKEGEKVAQALGNNKAVLLRSHGPLTVGQSVDAAAFWFITMERSCQSQLLAEAAGIVNPIDPKNAELTAQQVGREKDGWENFQPLWERMVNAQPDLLD
- a CDS encoding indolepyruvate ferredoxin oxidoreductase subunit alpha — its product is MPFVITSPCLHEKNAECTEVCPVDCIEEGDDMFHIDPNVCIDCGACEAVCPVDAIYTVEDVPDKEQKYIEVNQRFFQ
- a CDS encoding alpha/beta fold hydrolase; the encoded protein is MNDFYHSHGDEDVKHGYVNVNGIQLHYVTSGENDAPVCILLHGFPQNWLSWRYVIPKIRRTHKVIAVDLRGYGGSDKPNDIKDYEKKMMASDIKELLHHFRVKSALIVGHDRGARVARRLALDYPDLVDRLVLMDIMPTEYIYDSLSISEASDNYWQWVFPLAHGLPEALIKGKEEDYLTFLLHQGKDFFDLLKSDGSWEHYLASWQQPGAILAALNDYRASYHIDLPRYRAEANKHVTLNINTLLLWGEQGNVAHFPVLDVWRRTIPNAIGREIKGCGHYLPEEKPKEVAQTIIDFSQNTLTS
- a CDS encoding betaine/proline/choline family ABC transporter ATP-binding protein (Members of the family are the ATP-binding subunit of ABC transporters for substrates such as betaine, L-proline or other amino acids, choline, carnitine, etc. The substrate specificity is best determined from the substrate-binding subunit, rather than this subunit, as it interacts with the permease subunit and not with substrate directly.), whose protein sequence is MLTFENVSKTYKGGTYAVKNLSLEIEKGEFVVFIGPSGCGKTTTMKMINRLIDPSEGVISIDEKNAVDQDAVQLRREIGYVIQQIGLFPHMTIQDNITLVPKLLNWSKEKRIERAKELLQLVEMDDEYLTRYPNELSGGQQQRIGVLRALAADPPLILMDEPFGALDPITRDTLQDEFKKLQQHLGKTIVFVTHDMDEALKLADRMVILKDGELVQIGTPDEILSEPADAFVEEFIGKDRLLQMRANVESVESIMNKNPITVHESATISEAIQVMREKRVDSLLIINNMNILKGYVDIEMIKSAHEDHSDKTIADILLTKVRTVHKSARLRDSVHRILKLGTSYVPVVDDDKRLLGILTRATLVDVVYDSIWGDQEEETAEQQSAVVEESIL
- a CDS encoding ABC transporter permease, with the protein product MNAVIEFFQENGGNMLLLTWQHIYITLGALFLAIIFAVPLGILLNKVPRKTGNFVIGIVSILQTVPSLALLALVIPILGIGQGPAIFALFIYGLLPILRNTYVGISGVSPDLDESGKGMGMTAFERIRYVELPLATPVIMSGIRLSSVYLVGWATLASYIGGGGLGDFIFNGLNHYQPEFIFAGAIPVTLMALLFEIILSKWEKGLTPKGLKPTTT
- a CDS encoding osmoprotectant ABC transporter substrate-binding protein, encoding MFHKKLKYSCLAGLLSVGLISGCSLPGISAGSGDDTVTIVTTDTSESQIIGHMLRLMIERQTDANVDMVNNIATSVVAHQAMLDGDVNVSATRYTGTDMAAILNEDPTDLDPDDGINYMMDEYEERFDQTWFPSYGFENNYAFAVREDLAEEEDLETVSDLEAIADTADVGVDTNWLSREGDGYPAFQDHYGLEFENINPMQIGLVYDALASGNMDVVLAYTSDGRIDAYDLQLLEDDQQFFPPYDTSAVANTDMLEANPGVEEAILQLEGEISTEQMQVLNYEADAELREPATVAEDFLEENNYFE
- a CDS encoding ABC transporter permease, encoding MFEVIGDVVSYYTQNFSYVSQEFFQHFLMAAYGVLFAAIVAIPLGVVIARFSRLSNWVIQLANIIQTIPHLAMLSILMLAMGLGANTVIFALFLYSLLPIVKNTYTGLVNVDQVLLDSGKAMGMTKGQRLRMVELPLSLSVIMAGLRNALVIAIGIAAIGAFFGAGGLGDIIVRGTNVTDGTPIILAGAIPTALMAIMADVILGTLEKILDPVKSRKNKGEDLDQAETA
- a CDS encoding M20/M25/M40 family metallo-hydrolase, translated to MYLASLSCILSGSHIDSVPNGGHFDGLLGVLSSLEVVEAWKATGYRPQRPFEVVIFSDEEGARFNNGLTGSRAMVNDIDMNIEV
- a CDS encoding CotY/CotZ family spore coat protein, whose product is MSCGCKDYESGHCVCDAVLSIKEAQDAVDKKMDNCINSCHTNLLGPKRPGKIQDTIPFMLKDKKSNLFWATGGLTADLMGVFETVFFRVEDVDEKSCCATLSLLCPKNDIKFTHNCCVDPTSLSDVYTLEKTHFCIEVDLRCFCAIQCLDPDLIDNVVKRPEKDKHHHYEK